Proteins from one Planctomyces sp. SH-PL62 genomic window:
- a CDS encoding RNA polymerase sigma factor codes for MSVGDPSVREESQLADFLKRIQQGDEGAARELLQRYEPEVRLVVRRQLPRLLRSRFDSLDFLQSVWGSFFRRMRDAPTDFEDSRHLVAFLARAAKNKVIDEYRRAASLKNDMHREEPLWGDGRRPKEVADPIDSPSEVAQAHEVFDRLHALLPEERRTILELKAQGLSSRDIGDRLGISDRTVQRVLEELRRRMESEWEPT; via the coding sequence ATGTCGGTCGGCGATCCTTCGGTGCGGGAAGAGAGCCAGTTGGCCGACTTCCTGAAGCGGATCCAGCAGGGCGACGAAGGGGCCGCCCGCGAACTCCTGCAGCGGTACGAACCCGAGGTCCGGCTGGTGGTGCGCCGCCAGCTCCCCCGGCTCCTCCGCTCCCGGTTCGACTCGCTGGACTTCCTGCAGAGCGTCTGGGGGAGCTTCTTCCGCCGGATGCGCGACGCCCCCACCGATTTCGAAGATTCGCGGCATCTTGTCGCCTTCCTGGCCCGGGCTGCGAAGAATAAGGTGATCGACGAGTACCGTCGCGCCGCCAGCCTCAAGAACGACATGCACCGCGAGGAGCCCCTCTGGGGCGACGGCCGCCGACCCAAGGAGGTGGCCGACCCGATCGACTCTCCCAGCGAGGTGGCCCAGGCCCACGAGGTCTTCGACCGCCTGCATGCGCTCCTGCCCGAGGAACGGCGGACGATCCTGGAGTTGAAGGCGCAGGGCCTCTCGAGCCGGGATATCGGCGACCGCCTGGGGATCAGCGACCGGACGGTCCAGCGCGTGCTCGAGGAGCTCAGGCGACGCATGGAGTCGGAGTGGGAGCCGACCTGA
- a CDS encoding serine/threonine-protein kinase: MSVGAWGRTWEDASTPSAARLTRRYERAWRDAQASGSRPDPRLFLAGWSEPGGFPGARLALLRTDMSLRWEAGQQPSADWYVAHFPELDQDTIVALIYEEFCLREEAGEAPEAAAFLGRYPSYAEPLRRVLDIHTLVGGASTSNFTEGSTSGGAAESADEPASKPRFPEAGDAIAGFQLVEELGRGSFARVFLARETQLADRLVALKLSLRGSREPQTLARLQHTHIVPVHSHRVDSATGLHLLCMPYFGRVTLARVLAEVERASGGEPPTGPALVAALDRLEPPDGAPSGPSTGRQALASRSFPRALAWWGSRLAEALGHAHDRGVLHRDVKPSNVLVAADGTPMLLDFNLAHEVVLPGDADKAGASLGGTVDYMAPEHLEALAEGRGDHVDARSDVFSMGVMLYEAVVGEKPFAPPRKTGSIVEALLRAADERREPRGLFPAGSSVPAPFRSVLERCLAPAPADRYQSAEELALDLQAVADDLPLAFAREPVWSRLARRLRRNRLRFATAALILLSCAAAGAAAINLGIERSDRYAQARRRLEGGDDLMRKRDFDKAVVQFEAALQFAEGPDQGFLDRVFDWRNIRDLAERARVRLAEPDAHSDLERLEELAKEKKALADRSATKRREAQAIHDASEGLRMRFVGIGEDRAGATEELQVLLKPFYVLGQKDWTQLDHNLDMLDPAELDRLRSEVNELLFLWMVGVESALPAAGSADAPAREKSVAAAIEVCDKALRFVTPAGPWLELRSRFQARLADQDDPESAGGDVTAEPQVGDERSALACFQWGILHSSRRESGRAISWLQRAVRIDWSNYWYQFYLGYLEDEEGAEDEALYQYSVAAAVKPESPWVLFSRARIYRKKGRWTWALEDLQRSLELMGPRPEALKVRLEMGYVHQALGDFPRARAQYHEVVKADPTDELGRAARLNLANLDAESGDVDRARAGYAEVLALDPDDSAARLSRSLLDLREGRPASAAEALDGLIPRERRTAARSDLLATRSVVRMMLDRDDEAVVDALEARRLDPTPARDRLVERALLAAGRDDELQLDRPEELVLFPFGAAPLRADLEAAERRLAESARGRPGVVYRAQSTRAVILSALGRHREAALAAREAIAASNQNSPEAHLIAARVAHRAGDRAWALQEVELGLRLDPGDPGLLEIRGALRAEGGDAQAALPDLELAIARSGGTFAHTRKAEALRRLGRLEEAVHEWTLTLRRDPETAAGYLGRARCYLDLSPPQIESALVDLEQAASWSRNDAETEVGVLVAYAHCLRERPDRFPRWLSLLRRSIGRLGTIAMPWVDRHDDVLAD, encoded by the coding sequence ATGAGCGTAGGCGCCTGGGGCCGGACGTGGGAGGACGCCTCGACGCCCTCCGCGGCCCGCCTCACCAGACGATACGAGCGCGCCTGGCGCGACGCCCAGGCGTCGGGCTCGCGGCCGGACCCCCGGCTCTTCCTCGCCGGCTGGTCCGAGCCGGGCGGGTTCCCCGGCGCCCGCCTGGCCCTTCTCCGCACCGACATGTCGCTCCGCTGGGAGGCCGGCCAGCAGCCCTCGGCCGACTGGTACGTCGCCCACTTCCCCGAACTCGACCAGGACACGATCGTCGCCCTGATCTACGAGGAGTTCTGCCTGCGGGAAGAGGCCGGCGAGGCGCCCGAGGCCGCCGCCTTCCTCGGCCGCTATCCGTCCTACGCCGAGCCGCTCCGGCGCGTGCTGGACATCCACACGCTCGTCGGCGGGGCGTCCACCTCCAACTTCACCGAGGGATCGACCTCGGGCGGGGCGGCCGAGTCGGCCGACGAACCCGCGTCGAAGCCCCGATTCCCCGAGGCGGGCGACGCCATCGCCGGGTTCCAGCTCGTGGAAGAGCTGGGCCGGGGCTCGTTCGCGCGCGTCTTCCTGGCCCGCGAGACCCAGCTCGCCGACCGCCTGGTGGCCCTCAAGCTGAGCCTGCGGGGCTCGCGCGAGCCCCAGACCCTGGCGCGGCTCCAGCACACCCACATCGTCCCGGTCCACTCGCACCGGGTCGATTCGGCGACCGGCCTCCACCTGCTCTGCATGCCCTACTTCGGGCGGGTCACGCTGGCGCGGGTGCTCGCCGAGGTGGAACGGGCGAGCGGCGGCGAGCCCCCCACCGGCCCGGCCCTGGTCGCGGCGCTCGACCGCCTGGAGCCCCCCGACGGCGCGCCGTCGGGGCCGTCGACCGGCCGCCAGGCCCTGGCGAGCCGAAGCTTCCCGCGGGCCCTGGCCTGGTGGGGCTCCCGACTCGCCGAGGCGCTCGGGCACGCGCACGATCGGGGGGTGCTCCACCGCGACGTCAAGCCGTCGAACGTCCTGGTCGCGGCCGACGGCACCCCCATGCTCCTGGACTTCAACCTCGCCCACGAGGTCGTCCTCCCCGGCGATGCGGACAAGGCCGGGGCGAGCCTCGGCGGCACGGTCGACTACATGGCGCCCGAGCACCTGGAGGCCCTCGCCGAGGGCCGCGGCGACCACGTCGACGCCCGCTCCGACGTCTTCTCGATGGGCGTGATGCTCTATGAGGCGGTGGTCGGCGAGAAGCCGTTCGCCCCCCCTCGCAAGACCGGCTCGATCGTTGAGGCCCTCCTCCGCGCGGCCGACGAACGCCGCGAGCCCCGGGGACTCTTCCCGGCCGGGTCTTCCGTCCCCGCCCCGTTTCGGTCCGTTCTGGAGCGCTGCCTGGCCCCCGCCCCGGCCGACCGCTACCAGTCGGCCGAGGAGCTGGCCCTGGACCTGCAAGCCGTCGCCGACGACCTGCCGCTCGCCTTCGCGCGCGAGCCGGTCTGGAGCCGTCTGGCCCGCCGGCTCCGTCGCAACCGTCTCCGGTTCGCCACCGCCGCGCTCATCCTGCTCTCGTGCGCGGCGGCCGGCGCGGCGGCGATCAACCTCGGGATCGAGCGGAGCGACCGCTACGCCCAGGCCCGCCGGCGGCTCGAAGGCGGCGACGACCTGATGCGGAAGCGCGATTTCGACAAGGCGGTCGTCCAGTTCGAGGCCGCCCTCCAGTTCGCCGAGGGGCCCGATCAGGGCTTCCTCGACCGCGTCTTCGACTGGCGGAACATCCGCGACCTGGCCGAACGCGCGCGAGTGCGGCTGGCCGAGCCCGACGCCCACAGCGACCTCGAACGCCTGGAAGAACTGGCCAAGGAGAAGAAGGCCCTCGCCGATCGTTCGGCCACCAAGCGCCGGGAGGCCCAGGCGATCCACGACGCCTCGGAGGGGCTGCGGATGCGGTTCGTCGGCATCGGCGAGGACCGCGCCGGCGCGACCGAGGAGTTGCAAGTCCTGCTGAAGCCCTTCTACGTCCTCGGCCAGAAGGACTGGACCCAGCTCGACCACAACCTCGACATGCTCGACCCGGCCGAGCTGGACCGGCTCAGATCCGAGGTGAACGAGCTGCTGTTCCTCTGGATGGTCGGCGTCGAATCGGCACTCCCCGCCGCGGGCTCGGCCGACGCCCCGGCCCGCGAAAAGTCCGTCGCCGCGGCGATCGAGGTCTGCGACAAGGCGCTCCGGTTCGTGACCCCGGCCGGCCCCTGGCTGGAGCTTCGCTCCCGCTTCCAGGCGCGGCTCGCCGACCAGGACGACCCCGAATCCGCGGGCGGCGACGTGACCGCCGAGCCCCAGGTCGGCGACGAGCGATCGGCCCTGGCCTGCTTCCAGTGGGGGATCCTCCATTCGAGCCGTCGCGAGTCCGGCCGCGCCATCTCCTGGCTCCAGCGGGCCGTCCGGATCGACTGGTCGAACTACTGGTATCAGTTCTATCTCGGCTACCTGGAGGACGAGGAGGGCGCGGAGGATGAGGCGCTCTACCAGTACAGCGTCGCCGCGGCGGTGAAGCCCGAATCCCCCTGGGTGCTCTTCAGTCGAGCTCGGATCTACCGCAAGAAGGGGAGGTGGACCTGGGCGCTGGAGGACCTGCAACGTTCCCTGGAGCTGATGGGCCCCCGGCCCGAGGCGCTGAAGGTCCGCCTGGAGATGGGCTACGTCCACCAGGCGCTCGGCGACTTCCCTCGGGCCCGCGCCCAGTATCATGAGGTGGTCAAGGCCGACCCGACGGACGAGTTGGGACGGGCCGCACGGCTGAACCTGGCCAATCTCGACGCCGAGTCGGGGGACGTCGACCGCGCGCGGGCCGGGTACGCCGAGGTCCTGGCGCTCGACCCGGACGATTCCGCCGCGCGGCTCAGCCGGTCCCTGCTGGATCTTCGGGAGGGGCGCCCGGCGTCGGCCGCCGAGGCGCTCGACGGCCTGATTCCCCGCGAGCGTCGCACCGCGGCGCGGAGCGACCTGCTGGCGACCCGGTCGGTCGTCCGCATGATGCTCGACCGAGACGACGAGGCGGTGGTCGACGCCCTCGAAGCGCGTCGGCTCGATCCCACCCCCGCCCGCGACCGCCTGGTCGAGCGGGCGCTCCTTGCCGCCGGACGCGACGACGAACTCCAGCTGGATCGTCCCGAGGAACTGGTGCTGTTCCCGTTCGGCGCCGCGCCGCTTCGGGCTGATCTGGAAGCGGCCGAGCGGCGGCTGGCCGAATCGGCCAGAGGCCGTCCCGGGGTCGTCTACCGCGCCCAGTCCACCCGCGCGGTGATCCTCTCGGCCCTGGGACGTCACCGCGAGGCCGCGCTGGCCGCGCGCGAGGCGATCGCGGCCTCCAACCAGAACTCGCCGGAAGCCCACCTGATCGCCGCTCGGGTCGCGCATCGCGCCGGCGACCGCGCGTGGGCGCTCCAGGAGGTCGAGCTGGGCCTTCGGCTCGACCCCGGCGATCCGGGGCTGCTCGAAATCCGGGGCGCTCTCCGCGCCGAAGGGGGGGACGCCCAGGCCGCACTGCCGGATCTGGAGCTGGCGATCGCGCGTTCGGGGGGGACGTTCGCCCACACCCGCAAGGCCGAGGCCCTCCGGCGTCTGGGCCGCCTTGAGGAGGCCGTGCACGAGTGGACCTTGACCCTCAGGCGCGATCCCGAGACGGCCGCCGGCTATCTCGGCCGGGCGCGCTGCTATCTCGACCTGTCCCCCCCGCAGATCGAATCGGCCCTGGTCGACCTGGAACAGGCCGCGTCGTGGTCTCGAAACGACGCCGAAACCGAGGTCGGTGTCCTGGTCGCCTACGCCCATTGCCTTCGCGAGCGTCCGGACCGCTTCCCCCGATGGCTAAGCCTCCTCAGGCGCTCCATCGGACGCCTCGGGACGATCGCCATGCCCTGGGTGGACCGGCACGACGACGTCCTCGCGGACTGA
- a CDS encoding AGE family epimerase/isomerase gives MRSQPRTRGLAIVVAAWVLTVAPLAAGADEPAAPTAARLRELLAAETGRWLPAAVDRDAGGFHQEIARDWTIRPDQSKFLVYQARMTWTAAAYAEFEPARRDEHLAYARHGLAFLDTVMRDAEQGGFHWILDAKGRLDPALGDEKHVYGTSFVVYAAAKLRAVSGDDLALKVARDAFDWLEAHAHDPRDGGWFEAVRRDGTAITGFDPKAPVAGRKDRLGVYYGYKTMNSHIHLLEALAELAKVDDRPIVRERLREAFHIVRDKIAVEPGALNLYLTRDWRAVPAHDSFGHDVETAYLLVEAAEVLHMPDDEATWKVARGLVDHALDWGWDDRFGGFYDKGDVFAAGAYDFTKVWWTQAEGLNALAMLDRKYGRETDRYARAFAQQWGFIERSLLDPEFGGWFAEAERDGRLRGDGAKASPWKADYHTARAMMNVARLLTPAPASAPTSETP, from the coding sequence ATGCGATCCCAACCGAGAACGCGGGGCCTGGCGATCGTCGTCGCCGCCTGGGTGCTGACCGTCGCCCCCCTCGCCGCCGGGGCCGACGAGCCCGCCGCGCCGACCGCCGCGAGGCTCCGCGAGCTGCTGGCCGCCGAGACGGGCCGCTGGCTCCCGGCCGCCGTCGATCGCGACGCCGGGGGGTTCCATCAGGAGATCGCCCGCGACTGGACGATCCGCCCCGACCAGTCCAAGTTCCTGGTCTACCAGGCCCGGATGACCTGGACGGCCGCCGCGTACGCCGAGTTCGAGCCCGCGAGGCGCGACGAGCATCTCGCCTACGCCCGCCACGGCCTGGCGTTCCTGGACACCGTCATGCGCGACGCGGAGCAGGGGGGCTTCCACTGGATCCTCGACGCGAAGGGCCGCCTCGACCCCGCGCTGGGGGATGAGAAGCACGTCTACGGGACCTCCTTCGTCGTCTACGCCGCCGCCAAGTTGCGGGCCGTGTCCGGCGACGACCTCGCCCTGAAGGTCGCCCGCGACGCCTTCGACTGGCTCGAAGCCCACGCCCACGACCCCCGGGACGGCGGCTGGTTCGAGGCCGTCCGCCGCGACGGGACGGCGATCACCGGCTTCGACCCGAAGGCCCCCGTCGCCGGCCGCAAGGACCGCCTGGGGGTCTATTACGGCTACAAGACGATGAATTCCCACATCCACCTGCTGGAAGCCCTGGCCGAGCTGGCCAAGGTGGACGACCGCCCCATCGTCCGGGAGCGGCTTCGCGAGGCCTTCCACATCGTCCGCGACAAGATCGCCGTCGAGCCCGGCGCCCTCAACCTGTACCTCACCCGCGACTGGCGGGCGGTCCCGGCGCACGACTCGTTCGGCCACGACGTCGAGACGGCCTACCTGCTGGTCGAGGCCGCCGAGGTCCTCCACATGCCCGACGACGAGGCGACGTGGAAGGTGGCGAGGGGCCTCGTGGACCACGCCCTCGACTGGGGCTGGGACGACCGATTCGGCGGCTTCTACGACAAGGGGGACGTGTTCGCCGCCGGGGCCTACGACTTCACGAAAGTCTGGTGGACCCAGGCCGAAGGGCTCAACGCGCTGGCGATGCTGGACCGGAAATACGGCCGCGAGACCGACCGCTACGCCCGCGCCTTCGCCCAGCAATGGGGGTTCATCGAACGGAGCCTGCTCGACCCCGAATTCGGCGGCTGGTTCGCCGAGGCCGAGCGCGACGGCCGCCTCCGGGGCGACGGAGCCAAGGCCAGCCCCTGGAAGGCCGACTACCACACCGCGAGGGCCATGATGAACGTCGCCCGGCTCCTGACCCCGGCGCCGGCCTCGGCCCCCACCTCGGAAACGCCCTGA
- a CDS encoding STAS domain-containing protein, giving the protein MNREPPPEPAAPTTNPPRPPCPACGAIPQGDDLDAPCPRCGRGDWFTWSRSDDGAPVARPKYDLRDPGPLDQFLKSVEFRPGDRLILDLSDVHYIASEALGRLLSLRKRLIGAQGRLTLRHLDADLQEILRVTRLASFFEIEP; this is encoded by the coding sequence ATGAATCGCGAACCCCCACCCGAGCCCGCCGCCCCGACGACGAATCCCCCGCGGCCACCCTGCCCGGCCTGCGGCGCGATCCCCCAGGGGGACGACCTCGACGCCCCTTGCCCCCGATGCGGCCGGGGCGACTGGTTTACCTGGAGCCGGAGCGACGACGGCGCCCCCGTGGCGCGGCCGAAGTACGACCTGAGAGACCCTGGGCCGCTCGACCAGTTCCTGAAATCGGTCGAATTCCGCCCCGGCGACCGCCTGATCCTCGATCTTTCCGATGTCCATTACATCGCCAGCGAGGCCCTCGGCCGCCTGCTCAGCCTGCGCAAGCGGCTGATCGGGGCCCAGGGCCGGCTGACCCTCCGACACCTCGACGCGGACCTCCAGGAGATCCTCCGCGTCACCCGCCTGGCCTCGTTCTTCGAGATCGAACCGTGA
- the pdxH gene encoding pyridoxamine 5'-phosphate oxidase, protein MSLSDLRRDYLRHSLLEQDLDPDPIRQFERWFAEALAADVVEANAATLATATPDGRPSARIVLLKGCDPRGFTFFTNYGSRKGRELEANPHASMLFFWKDLERQVSVEGPVERVSAEESEEYFQSRPLASRIGAWVSKQSQVIPGREHLEHLFRAYEAKHADGVVPRPDYWGGFRILPETMEFWQGRTSRLHDRLRYRKAAGEAWTIERLSP, encoded by the coding sequence ATGAGCCTGTCCGATCTCCGTCGCGATTACCTCCGCCACAGCCTCCTGGAGCAGGACCTCGACCCCGACCCGATCCGCCAGTTCGAGCGCTGGTTCGCCGAGGCCCTGGCGGCCGACGTCGTCGAGGCCAACGCCGCGACCCTGGCCACGGCCACCCCCGACGGCCGTCCCTCGGCGCGGATCGTCCTCCTCAAGGGCTGCGACCCTCGCGGCTTCACCTTCTTCACCAACTACGGCAGCCGGAAGGGACGCGAGCTGGAGGCCAACCCCCACGCCTCGATGCTCTTCTTCTGGAAGGACCTGGAGCGGCAGGTGTCGGTCGAGGGCCCGGTCGAGCGGGTGTCGGCCGAGGAGTCCGAGGAGTATTTCCAGAGTCGCCCCCTCGCCTCGCGGATCGGCGCCTGGGTCTCCAAACAGAGCCAGGTCATCCCCGGGCGCGAGCACCTGGAACACCTGTTCCGCGCGTACGAGGCGAAGCACGCCGACGGCGTCGTCCCCCGGCCCGATTACTGGGGGGGCTTCCGCATCCTCCCGGAAACGATGGAGTTCTGGCAGGGTCGGACCAGCCGGCTGCACGACCGGCTCCGCTACCGCAAGGCCGCCGGCGAGGCCTGGACCATCGAGCGGCTCTCCCCATGA
- a CDS encoding amidohydrolase family protein — MIDVNVSLSRWPFRRLPADEPETLVARLRALGVTEAWVGNFDALLHQDLGAVNARTVAICRRHGDGLLRPFGAIDPMLPDWREEVRRCHEEHGMPGVRLHPDYHGYPLDDPAVTDLLDEAGRRGLIVQIALRMQDERTLHPLLKDLPRVDPARLIPLLARPSQPKIVILNALRTLSGDPLRRLLAAGEVWVDIALLEGLEGLKRLVAQIGPDRLLFGSHAPFFYPEAAHFQLKESALPAEPSEAIRRGNARTILPAT, encoded by the coding sequence ATGATCGACGTCAACGTCTCGCTCTCCCGATGGCCCTTCCGCCGGCTCCCCGCCGACGAGCCGGAAACCCTCGTCGCCCGCCTTCGCGCCCTGGGCGTAACTGAAGCCTGGGTCGGCAACTTCGACGCCCTCCTGCACCAGGATCTCGGGGCGGTGAACGCGCGGACCGTCGCGATCTGCCGCCGCCACGGCGACGGCCTGCTCCGCCCCTTCGGCGCGATCGACCCGATGCTGCCCGACTGGCGGGAAGAGGTCCGTCGATGTCACGAGGAGCACGGGATGCCCGGCGTCCGGCTCCACCCGGACTACCACGGCTACCCCCTGGACGACCCCGCCGTCACCGACCTGCTCGACGAGGCCGGCCGGCGCGGCCTGATCGTCCAGATCGCCCTGAGGATGCAGGACGAGCGGACCTTGCACCCGCTTTTGAAGGACCTGCCGAGGGTCGATCCGGCGCGGCTCATCCCCCTTCTCGCCCGGCCTTCCCAGCCCAAAATCGTGATCCTCAACGCACTGCGGACCCTGAGCGGGGACCCGCTGCGGCGGCTCCTTGCGGCGGGCGAGGTCTGGGTCGACATTGCGCTCCTCGAAGGGCTGGAAGGGCTGAAAAGACTGGTCGCCCAGATCGGCCCCGACCGGCTCCTCTTCGGCTCGCACGCCCCCTTCTTCTATCCGGAGGCGGCGCACTTCCAGCTCAAGGAATCGGCCCTTCCCGCCGAACCGTCCGAGGCGATCCGGCGGGGCAACGCACGGACGATCCTCCCCGCGACCTGA